In Portunus trituberculatus isolate SZX2019 chromosome 24, ASM1759143v1, whole genome shotgun sequence, a single genomic region encodes these proteins:
- the LOC123508173 gene encoding extensin-like, translating to MVRVWKDNVDCSRPPPGPLSRPEGPKSRSLKSHSRDHKGPPLRRAIVCPSPPLIEARLFPDHQSPAVRVPRGACRPLERPAGGSQAPAGGREGRWFLNSGSPLGRESSPSSLSNLPTYYSSPGVVSTPRVILQPPESSPSHVSSPSLPYLASTTQVISQALLILSPAPIHPSTPARCPHPPTLAPPRPPTVYCVEPLFPALIKSS from the exons ATGGTGAGAGTTTGGAAGGACAATGTTGACTGCTCAAG ACCTCCTCCAGGACCACTCTCAAGACCTGAA GGTCCCAAGAGCAGGTCCTTAAAGAGCCACTCGAGGGACCACAAAGGACCACCTCTCCGGCGGGCCATTGTGTGCCCTTCCCCACCTCTGATTGAGGCGCGGCTCTTCCCGGACCACCAGAGTCCCGCCGTGAGAGTCCCCAG AGGAGCGTGCAGGCCCCTGGAGCGCCCCGCGGGAGGCTCTCAGGCCCCGGCAGGAGGACGGGAGGGTAGATGGTTCTTAAATTCAGGGAGTCCACtagggagggag TCATCTCCCAGCTCCTTAAGTAATCTTCCTACATACTATTCATCTCCCGGTGTCGTCTCTACTCCCCGAGTCATCTTACAACCCCCTGAGTCATCTCCCAGCCAtgtctcatctccctccctcccttacctggCCTCCACTACCCAGGTCATCTCCCAGGCCCTCCTAA ttCTTTCACCtgcacccatccatccatcaaccCCTGCCCGCTGCCCCCACCCCCCAACCCTCGCCCCGCCGCGCCCCCCCACAGTGTACTGTGTGGAGCCACTGTTTCCTGCTCTGATAAAATCTTCATAG